Part of the Bdellovibrionales bacterium genome is shown below.
AATGACCGTATTTTCTGGTTTTGCCATCTTCTATATGGGGGCTCCTCTGAGTCGAAACTATCTTTACGCTTCAGTCTGCTTGATTGCCGCAGCTTATTTTATTTTTCGAGATGGCCTTCCTCCCGTTGGAGGTTGAAGCACATTTAAACTGGCCCGCTTGATCGTTGTTCCAAACTCCAAGGGACCCTGACTTAACTAAATCTCAGGAATCCAGGATCTTCAAACATGCGTCCGGCAGCAGCGCTCACGTTGTGAGCACTGCACCAAGCCGAACTCGATCCTGAACCCCTGAGATTTAGTTAAGCCAGCTCCTTGTGTGTTGGACACAACAGAATCACCGAAGGCTTGCGGGCCAACCGCAGAATTAAGATTGGGATCTTTCGTTGCACGGGGGGGGGGGGGGGGTCACCAAAAATGAAACTTCCGAACGACGGTGGTGCAACTTATTTTTATGAGTCTAGACACCCTCCTTATCACCAGATCATCTGACAGTGAGAGCTTCCAAAAGGAAGATTTTGATTTTGATACAGTGGTTGGCCCGCAAGCCTTCGGTGATTCTGTTGTGTCCAAAAGACACAGGGAGCTGGCTGAACTAAATCTCAGGGGTTCAGGATCGAGTTCGGCTTGGTGCAGTGCTCACAACGTGAGCGCTGCTGCCGGACGCATGTTTGAAGATCCTGGATTCCTGAGATTTAGTTAAGTCAGGGTCCCTTGGAGTTTGGAACAACGATCAAGCGGGCCAGTTCAAAAGTAGTACCTGGCACCCACGCCTAAATTAGCAGCTAGGCCGGTATCTTCTATCAGGTCAACAATCAGTGCCACTTCGCAAAATATGTCTACTGGACTTGATCGGACTTTATAAAGAAATCCGCCCGATAGACGGGGGCCAAAATTATAGTCGTCTTGGCGAGATTTAATCTGTATGCGAGCTCCCAATCCCCAAAAGGAATCGATTCCCACGCCGTCGATATGGAGAGTTTTTTGGTGGTGTCGCAGAAATGTTGAGTGAAAATAGGTACGGTGCCCTCCAAAATTGAAGGCTAAGACAGCATCTATGGACTGGTTTTGGCTGGTAAAGTAGTTCCCGGAAATCCCGATGGGAGCACCAATCACAAGGCCCAAGCCCAGCTCACGGGCATCGGCGGTAGCATTGAGAAGAGTGAGTAGAAAAATGAAGGAAAAGGATATAGACCAGATTGTAGAAGAGGGAAATCGTTGCACGAGAATCTCCTTCGAAGAATTTTCAAGAATGTCTTGTGTCTCTCAAGAGTTCCCATTCTACTTGGAAATGGATTATCATAAAGTAAAACTTCATTTGATTGCAAATAGGGATGACCTCCCTTATGGATAGCGAGGGTATATTGAGAGGGACTGTTTTGGGCCTTTCAATTGGCGAAATGAATCAGGGGGTGAGAGCTCATGAAGGCAGGTAGGAAATCCTCAGTTAAAATTGGAAAAATCGATTTTAAAAAATGGACGGTCACTTCTCTGATTGTCTTTTTTTTGATCGTTTTTGATCAGGTTATGAAAGAAGTAGCAATATTCTATCTTCGGGGTCAGCCACTGCAATCTTTTTTTGGAGATGTTTTTCGTCTTCAATATGCTGAAAATAAGGGTGCTTTTCTGAGCCTGGGATCGAATTTATCGGGGCCCTCTCGATTTTGGATTTTAGGAGTCATTGTTCTTGTTTTTTTAAGTCTCTATGCCTATCAATTGCTGAAGGGTTCGCCAACGAAGCTTGTGGTTTTTGGGATTTCTTTTGTTATGGGAGGAGGGGTTAGTAATTTGTTGGATCGCTTTTTTCGCGCAGAAGGTTCAGTTATTGATTTTATGAATATGGGTATCGGCAATTTGAGAACGGGAATCTTTAATGTTGCAGATATGGCCATCGTTGTCGGAGTCAGTCTTCTTTTTTATGACTCCTGGCGAGTCAAACGACAAGAGAAAAAGGCCTGAGGCCAGAGTCCAGTGTAACATTAATTCCCATATAAAAAGAATAGGCGCTCTCGATCCACTGCACTTAATCCGATGAGTGTGGGAGTAAGCTGAACTTGACCGATTGGTTTCAGGGTTGTGTCCCCAGGAACTTTGGCAAAGGCAGTGGGAGGGTAGAGCATGGCTGAGAGTGGATCAAAGTCAAAAACACTGCCGCGATATTCATGAATAAGTGAGTCAGGCACCTCGGCAAACTGTGGCCAATAAAGGGGATCTATGTTGTTCCAAACGATCTCCAGATAATGAGTGCGATCTGGTCGTGAATGCTCATGAACAAATCCGAGGGCATGCATGAGCTCATGAATAAGTTCTTGGCGTCCACATTTATCAGCAACCATAATAGGTTGTTTGCCACCCGTGCGACCAATATAAGAGGCGCAGTGTGTGTCATGAGGAATAAAAACAACTGCATCCTCGTCCTTGATTTGAATCGGAACAAAGCGAATGACCGTATTCTCATTAAAATAGTTAATTGCTTTCATCACTCGGTCCGGATCCTTGAGATCTTTATGGATCGCATAGGGAATAACATTGGAATCCCAAAGCAAGGGCTTTTCTGGACGGTGCTGAGCCCTTTTTAATTCTCCGGCTCCTTCAACCTTGCCCAAGAGCACATCACCGTAGGCAATCGCCCAATCATTGTAGATATCGTATGTGATAAGAGATGATTTTTCCTTAAAGGGATTCGAGTCGGCAATTCGGTTCTTATGAGGAACAGCAGGTTTGAGAGGTATTTGTTTATCCTTATTAGGGGGATATTCGAAATTTACGTGCTCGTTTTCATTTCTGAGAGCCGAACCTTGGGAGACAGAAACTTGATGTTGAGGCTGCACTTGAGGATCCACCAGAGGAATTGATAATTTGGGCTCCCCGATTTGGCGAGGTCTAACCTGAACCCACCAAAGGTAACCAAAGGCGCCAGCGACTAAGGATAGGACCAAAACCCCTTTTATCTTCATGCCGAGACAATCCAGCCCGCTGGGGCTGGTCGACGAGCTCTTTGTAGGTCTTTAAGATTTTGCCTCAATAATGTTGTGATGGGGCCATCAGGGGCTTTGAGCGGATAAACAGTTCCATCAGCTTCTCCCAGGAGCTCCACGGCAGTAATGCCGGCAGCTGTTCCAGAAATAAAACACTCAGAGCATAGGCCTGATTCTATTTGCGAAGTCAGTTCATTGATAGGGATGGGCCTTTCTTCAACTCGAAGACCTAGCTCACCTGCTAAATAGATAATTGAATCTCGAGTAATACCGGCCAATATCGAATCACTCAGAGGAGGAGTGACGACACAGTTATCAATGACTGCAAAAAAGTTCATACCCGTCATTTCTTCAATGTATTTTCCGGTCATTGAATCCAGCCAAAGTGACTGGTGAAAGCCCTGTGCTTTGATTTTACGATCGCTCAGTAAACTGGAAGCATAGTTGCCGGCCGTTTTCACAGAGCCAGTTCCTCCGGGAGATGCGGCTCGTCGATATTGCCTTTCAATCATAACCTTGACTCCCCCAGGGGCCGAAAAATAGTTGCCCGACGGAGAACCTATCAGAAGAAAAAGGTAGGAGTTAGCTGGTCTGACTCCGAGACCGACCTGTGATGCGATCATGAAAGGACGCAAATAGAGGTTGAAATTATCTCCCTCCGGAACTAGCGGGGTGGCGAGACTCGAAAATTGAACGACTGATTCGAGAAAGCTTTCAACGGGGAAAGGGGGCATTGCTAGTCGTTCTGCGGAGCGATTGAATCTGTGCGCGTGGTCCAAGGGGCGAAACAGATTGAGGCCATTTGTTCCTCTATAGGCTTTGAGTCCCTCAAAAATTGTCTGACCATAATGAAACACCATGGCAGCAGGATCGAGAGAGAGTTCTTTGTATGGTTGAAGCTCAAGAGATTGCCAAGAGCCTTCTTGAAAAGAACCTTTAATCATAAATGGGCAGAAGAATTTTCCGAATCCCCACTCCGCAGGTAGCTGAGTTTTCGAAATTAGGCTGTGAATAGATGGATCTATCTGAAGGTTCAAATTTAGACTCCTGAATTGAGCGCTTGAAAACGATCCATAAAAGCAAGTAGGCGATCGATGTCAGAGCGATTGTTAAAAAAATGCGTGGCAATTCTTAGGCCACCTTGACGAAAACTCACATGGATATTGTTCTCTGTTAAGTAATAGAGGAGCTTCTCTGCATTTGGAACTCTCAAGAGAACGATCCCACTGTTAAATGTGTTCGTGTCGCCTTTACGGGACCTTTTACTCAGGATTTCAACGGAGGGCAACTTGTCTTGAATTTCTTCCACGAGATATTCAGAGAGTTCAAGAATCCTCTGGCTAATTGATTCGGCCCCGATGCGGTTCAGTTCTCTTATTTGGTTGCGAAGAGCCGCAATGGTCGCAATGGGCGGAACTCCCAGTTCAAAGGCGCGGGCAGTCTGCGCAAGATCAACGTGAAAATTATCCATGTTCATTGGTTTTCTGACCCCGAGCCATCCGGCCAGAGGCCAGCGGGCTTCTTGATGTAGTTTTTCATCCAGAAACATCAGAGAGAGCCCAAAACCGCAACACATCCATTTATGGCAACTGGCGGCAAGTGCTGTGATGCCCGAGTGAACGGTTCGAACGGGAAAGGCCCCGAGCGATTGAGTGGCGTTGACAATCAAATAAGATTGAGAACGACGGCAGAGATCACCTAAAACATCTAAATTCTGTCGAAAGCCAGTACCGTATTGAACCGCGCTCGTCAAAGTGATGGAAGGGGGAGACATGGTTAAGGTTTTTTCTAGATCTACAGCAGAAACCTGATTGACCTGGAAACCATGATGTATCCAAGCCAGCGTCGTCGATGGAAACTCTTCTTTGCAGGTGAGGACTGACAGAGGCTTTTTTTGCCTAAGAAGAAGTTCTTTAAAGGTCATGGCCAGTAAATTCATGGCAAGACTTGTGTTGCTCGTGAAGGCAATTTCAGATTCGTTGTGAGCTCCGATAAAAGGAACTATATCATTTCGACTTTCCTCAATTTCTTCCAGTGTTTTGAGCCAATGAATATCGCCATGTTCGAGTAGCTCAGAATAATGCGTCTGATAAGCCTTCCACGCAGCTTGTGATAAGGGACCTGCGGCGGCAGTCAGCAAATAAGTTTGATTCTGTGCAGCGGGAAATTGAGCCCGCTCCATTTCCCAATTTGGGGACATCTTTGTACCATCCATCTAAGATTAGCAGAATGGC
Proteins encoded:
- the lspA gene encoding signal peptidase II; translated protein: MKAGRKSSVKIGKIDFKKWTVTSLIVFFLIVFDQVMKEVAIFYLRGQPLQSFFGDVFRLQYAENKGAFLSLGSNLSGPSRFWILGVIVLVFLSLYAYQLLKGSPTKLVVFGISFVMGGGVSNLLDRFFRAEGSVIDFMNMGIGNLRTGIFNVADMAIVVGVSLLFYDSWRVKRQEKKA
- a CDS encoding branched-chain amino acid aminotransferase — encoded protein: MNLQIDPSIHSLISKTQLPAEWGFGKFFCPFMIKGSFQEGSWQSLELQPYKELSLDPAAMVFHYGQTIFEGLKAYRGTNGLNLFRPLDHAHRFNRSAERLAMPPFPVESFLESVVQFSSLATPLVPEGDNFNLYLRPFMIASQVGLGVRPANSYLFLLIGSPSGNYFSAPGGVKVMIERQYRRAASPGGTGSVKTAGNYASSLLSDRKIKAQGFHQSLWLDSMTGKYIEEMTGMNFFAVIDNCVVTPPLSDSILAGITRDSIIYLAGELGLRVEERPIPINELTSQIESGLCSECFISGTAAGITAVELLGEADGTVYPLKAPDGPITTLLRQNLKDLQRARRPAPAGWIVSA
- a CDS encoding aminotransferase class V-fold PLP-dependent enzyme, whose translation is MSPNWEMERAQFPAAQNQTYLLTAAAGPLSQAAWKAYQTHYSELLEHGDIHWLKTLEEIEESRNDIVPFIGAHNESEIAFTSNTSLAMNLLAMTFKELLLRQKKPLSVLTCKEEFPSTTLAWIHHGFQVNQVSAVDLEKTLTMSPPSITLTSAVQYGTGFRQNLDVLGDLCRRSQSYLIVNATQSLGAFPVRTVHSGITALAASCHKWMCCGFGLSLMFLDEKLHQEARWPLAGWLGVRKPMNMDNFHVDLAQTARAFELGVPPIATIAALRNQIRELNRIGAESISQRILELSEYLVEEIQDKLPSVEILSKRSRKGDTNTFNSGIVLLRVPNAEKLLYYLTENNIHVSFRQGGLRIATHFFNNRSDIDRLLAFMDRFQALNSGV